The region AAAGATGAGCTCGAAATCGTCTCCGATGACCTTTTTTTGAGCTCTCTCAACCATTCAGCCGCCTTTGCCTTGGCATCTTTGTCCTGCAAATGGCCCAAATCGTTTTTTGGACGGCGATATCGGTATCCTTCCCGCTTCATCAAGGCGCGCAATCGGCTTTCACTCAAGCCGATGCCGGTTTCCTTCTCCAGATGTTGGCGGAGACGCTCTACCGTCCAAACCGTAAAGCCGTACCCGAATTCCTGCGGCTCCTTGTCAAGCACCTCGGCCAACAATCGGGCATATTCCGGCGTGGCTTTGGCTGGACGACCACTGCGAGGTTTGGTGGCTAATCCTTCCACCCCACCCTGCTTCCAGCGCTTGAACCAGCCATATACTGTTG is a window of candidate division WOR-3 bacterium DNA encoding:
- a CDS encoding IS630 family transposase, coding for MPKSQDCHLNDQELQSIETAIRHDTRVEVRQRCIVIRLLHLGYKPEQVAEMQAVSKPTVYGWFKRWKQGGVEGLATKPRSGRPAKATPEYARLLAEVLDKEPQEFGYGFTVWTVERLRQHLEKETGIGLSESRLRALMKREGYRYRRPKNDLGHLQDKDAKAKAAEWLRELKKRSSETISSSSLWMKPR